One segment of Streptomyces bathyalis DNA contains the following:
- a CDS encoding ABC transporter substrate-binding protein encodes MKRPRIAVSRLAAAAAALTITATACSGLNSASGEQEFSGQTLTVAGTWADAEGQNFRKVLDGFTKKTGAKVKFASSREQGQDDFALFIRDLLKSGKVPDVAMVPQVGVLQQFAQKGWLEPLPPRVELEAARNFALVWQNYGSVRRIFYGLYYKASHKSTVWYDPKAFEKADVVPPKTYAEMIDSGGKLARAGTPAFSVAGKDAWPLTDWFENIYLAQAGPANYAKLATNEIGWTDPTVIKALKTFGKLFKDNKLVAGGGNEALRTDLNESVGAVYGKKPKAAMVYEGDFVAGIISGAFKRKVDDDADFFSFPPVGKDKQAPVISGGDAAVAMKSGKNKDLAMSFIEYLASPKAAEIWAKQGGFLSPNINLNLNAYPDETTRKVAKSLVDAGEAVQFDMSDQAPGDFGGKPGAGEWQLLQEFIRDPSDPEKTAQKLDQAASKAYLDASATGTTG; translated from the coding sequence ATGAAAAGACCTCGCATTGCGGTATCGCGCCTTGCGGCCGCCGCAGCCGCTCTCACCATTACGGCGACTGCGTGCAGCGGCCTGAACAGCGCGTCCGGTGAACAGGAGTTCAGCGGCCAGACCCTCACGGTCGCCGGCACCTGGGCCGACGCCGAAGGGCAGAACTTCAGAAAGGTGCTCGACGGCTTCACGAAGAAGACGGGCGCCAAGGTGAAGTTCGCCTCGAGCCGCGAGCAAGGGCAGGACGATTTCGCCCTTTTCATCCGTGACCTGCTCAAGAGCGGCAAGGTTCCGGACGTGGCGATGGTGCCGCAGGTGGGTGTGCTGCAGCAGTTCGCGCAGAAGGGGTGGCTCGAGCCGCTTCCGCCGAGGGTCGAGCTGGAGGCCGCCCGCAACTTCGCCCTCGTCTGGCAGAACTACGGCAGCGTCCGGCGGATCTTCTACGGCCTCTACTACAAGGCGTCGCACAAGTCGACGGTCTGGTACGACCCGAAGGCGTTCGAGAAGGCCGACGTGGTCCCGCCGAAGACCTACGCGGAGATGATCGACAGCGGCGGAAAGCTGGCCAGGGCCGGCACCCCCGCCTTCTCCGTGGCCGGGAAGGACGCCTGGCCGCTCACCGACTGGTTCGAGAACATCTACCTCGCGCAGGCAGGGCCCGCCAACTACGCCAAGCTGGCCACGAACGAGATCGGCTGGACGGACCCCACCGTCATCAAGGCCCTGAAGACCTTCGGCAAGCTGTTCAAGGACAACAAGCTCGTGGCCGGCGGCGGGAACGAGGCCCTGCGCACCGACCTCAACGAGTCCGTCGGCGCCGTCTACGGCAAGAAGCCCAAGGCCGCGATGGTCTACGAGGGCGACTTCGTGGCAGGGATCATATCCGGGGCGTTCAAGAGGAAGGTCGACGACGACGCCGACTTCTTCTCCTTCCCGCCGGTGGGCAAGGACAAGCAGGCGCCCGTGATCAGCGGCGGCGACGCCGCCGTCGCCATGAAGTCCGGCAAGAACAAGGACCTGGCGATGTCCTTCATCGAGTACCTGGCCAGCCCGAAGGCAGCCGAGATCTGGGCCAAGCAGGGCGGATTCCTCTCGCCCAACATCAACCTGAACCTCAACGCCTATCCGGACGAGACCACCCGCAAGGTCGCCAAGTCCCTCGTGGACGCGGGCGAGGCCGTGCAGTTCGACATGTCCGACCAGGCACCGGGCGACTTCGGCGGCAAGCCCGGAGCGGGCGAATGGCAGCTGCTGCAGGAGTTCATCCGCGACCCGTCGGACCCGGAGAAGACGGCCCAGAAGCTCGACCAGGCAGCCTCCAAGGCGTACTTGGACGCGTCGGCCACCGGCACCACGGGCTGA
- a CDS encoding class I SAM-dependent methyltransferase has protein sequence MRFDATGKVTLDHIYNRPDPRAYFRELRELDYCVPQQAKPYFAKLMEEYRDARQVAVPKVLDIGCSYGINAALLKYDVTMDALYARYCDEHLGGESGAGGRARAEETSEALLARDRKLARSHRPARPVRFVGLDTSGSALAYALEAGFLDDAVHANLEHDEPSPRQRAQFAGTDLVISTGCIGYVTERTLTRIVRSTGGQLPWMAHFVLRMFPFDPVERALEELGYSTVRVDDVFRQRRFASPQEQTQVLETMKEAGVDADGLEADGWLYARLYLSRPSGTAGWPWSPERLARESAATPGTPASPATPPTDEPE, from the coding sequence GTGCGCTTCGACGCCACCGGGAAAGTCACGCTCGACCACATCTACAACAGGCCCGATCCGCGTGCCTACTTCAGGGAGCTGCGCGAGCTCGACTACTGCGTTCCTCAGCAGGCCAAGCCCTACTTCGCCAAGCTCATGGAGGAGTACCGCGACGCGCGGCAGGTGGCGGTGCCCAAGGTGCTGGACATCGGCTGCTCGTACGGCATCAACGCCGCACTGCTCAAGTACGACGTGACGATGGACGCGCTCTACGCCCGCTACTGCGACGAGCACCTCGGCGGCGAGTCCGGCGCCGGTGGCCGTGCCCGCGCCGAGGAGACCTCCGAGGCGCTGCTGGCCCGCGACCGCAAGCTGGCACGGTCGCACAGACCGGCGCGTCCGGTCCGCTTCGTGGGTCTGGACACCTCCGGCAGTGCGCTCGCGTACGCCCTCGAAGCGGGGTTCCTCGACGACGCCGTCCACGCGAACCTGGAGCATGACGAGCCGTCGCCGCGGCAGCGCGCGCAGTTCGCCGGCACGGATCTGGTCATCTCCACGGGCTGCATCGGATATGTCACCGAGCGCACTCTTACGCGTATCGTCCGCTCCACGGGCGGCCAACTGCCCTGGATGGCGCACTTCGTGCTGCGCATGTTCCCGTTCGACCCCGTCGAGCGGGCGCTGGAGGAGCTGGGATACAGCACTGTCCGCGTCGACGACGTCTTCCGGCAGCGCCGGTTCGCCTCGCCGCAGGAGCAGACGCAGGTACTGGAGACGATGAAGGAAGCCGGAGTCGACGCGGACGGACTGGAGGCCGACGGCTGGCTGTACGCGCGGCTGTATCTTTCCCGTCCGTCCGGCACCGCAGGATGGCCCTGGTCCCCGGAACGGCTCGCGCGGGAGAGCGCGGCCACGCCCGGGACACCGGCCTCCCCCGCCACACCACCCACCGACGAACCGGAGTGA
- a CDS encoding acetamidase/formamidase family protein, translated as MTSDDGFRGAVSLRPTPEQLAYSFGGHEPLLTVEPGTVVELSTEDCFGGAVRAHEDLPSRVCTFPYLNPVTGPVAVTGAEPGDTLAVHFADISPARDWGVSSTFPHFGALTATHATAMLHEPLEERVWVYEIDSAAGTCRFRARRSGLELDLPLDPMHGTVGVAPAAGETLMSITPAAHGGNMDTPEMRAGTTAYFPVNVPGALLSVGDGHARQGEGEVCGTAVETAMNTVLIVDLIKGRTPAAPRLENDGFLITTGHARPLEDAFRISQHDLVGWTASLLGLDQLDAYQLVSQAGLAPAANVCDTNYTMVAKLPKAVLGSAKAYDGMHERLRDAAARYLAAR; from the coding sequence ATGACCTCCGACGACGGCTTCCGGGGTGCCGTATCCCTGAGGCCCACTCCGGAACAGCTCGCCTACAGCTTCGGCGGACACGAGCCGCTGCTGACCGTCGAGCCGGGCACGGTCGTGGAGTTGAGCACAGAGGACTGCTTCGGTGGCGCCGTGCGGGCCCATGAGGATCTGCCCAGCAGGGTGTGCACGTTCCCGTACCTCAATCCGGTGACCGGCCCGGTCGCCGTCACGGGCGCCGAACCGGGAGACACCCTCGCGGTGCACTTCGCCGACATCTCCCCGGCACGGGACTGGGGCGTCTCCAGCACCTTCCCGCACTTCGGCGCACTCACGGCGACACACGCGACGGCCATGCTTCACGAGCCGCTGGAGGAGCGTGTGTGGGTGTACGAGATCGACTCCGCGGCCGGAACATGCCGCTTCCGCGCCCGCCGCAGCGGCCTCGAACTCGACCTCCCCCTGGACCCGATGCACGGAACGGTCGGCGTCGCGCCCGCGGCCGGCGAGACGCTCATGAGCATCACGCCGGCCGCGCACGGCGGCAACATGGACACTCCGGAGATGCGGGCCGGCACGACCGCGTACTTCCCGGTCAACGTTCCCGGGGCGCTGCTCTCCGTCGGCGACGGCCACGCACGCCAGGGCGAGGGCGAGGTCTGCGGCACGGCGGTCGAGACGGCGATGAACACGGTGCTGATCGTGGATCTGATCAAGGGGCGGACTCCGGCCGCGCCCCGGCTCGAGAACGACGGCTTCCTCATCACCACGGGCCATGCCCGCCCGCTCGAGGATGCGTTCCGCATCAGCCAGCACGACCTGGTCGGCTGGACCGCCTCACTCCTCGGTCTCGACCAGCTCGACGCCTATCAGCTCGTCAGCCAGGCCGGACTGGCCCCGGCCGCCAACGTGTGCGACACCAACTACACGATGGTCGCGAAGCTTCCGAAGGCCGTGCTGGGGAGTGCCAAGGCGTACGACGGAATGCACGAGCGGCTCCGGGACGCCGCGGCGCGGTATCTCGCGGCGCGCTGA
- a CDS encoding Ig-like domain repeat protein — translation MHHLPDFTPFGVCIRFAFIAGKRQWASLRQLSGRPSPAVLPSAGGELTMPRPVRVRPPPWNHLRRSCVMPAPTISVVQPTRASAGQTVQLTGSNFTGATAVKFGNTNATFTVVNDVRINATVPAGSGTLLITVVNPSGTSNGEAFTYTGTPGARITAISPAATGPTAGGNVVTLVGSGFTGVTAVKFGNINATSYNVVASTVINNVVVPPGNPGTVLVTVVTAAGPGGGFAYDYVGVPSSTTTLIDAPDPSVVGEPVTFTATVAPVPPNMGTPTGTVTFNFGDGSPAVVAPLVGGVATTSHAYTTTAGSPFSASATYSGDVNFTGSSGAASHTVNAAATTTALTDVPDPSVVGQSVSFTATVSPVAPGAGTPTGTVTFNFGDGSPAVVAPLVAGVATTSHAYATTTGSPFTISASYGGSASFSGSAGLGSHAVNAAATTTALTDVPDPSAVGQSVNFTATVSPVAPGAGTPTGTVTFNFGDGSPAVAVPLSGGVATTSHAYATTTGSPFPISASYGGSANFTASATAPGLTHTVNQAATTTALTDVPDPSVVGQSVNFTATVSPAAPGAGTPTGSVIFDFGDGNTSAPVPLVGGVATTSHTYTTTAGSPFTLTATYGGDSNFTGSVGLGTHAVNQAATTTALTDVPDPSLVGEPVTFTATVSPVAPGAGTPTGTVVFDFGDGSPTVPVPLVGGVATTSHAYATTVGSPFTASAAYGGSANFTGSVGLGSHSVNAAATTTALTDVPDPSVVGQSVSFTATVSPVAPGAGTPTGMVTFNFGDGSPAVVVPLVGGVATTSHAYATTTGSPFPISASYGGSANFTASATGPGLTHTVNQAATTTVLTDVPDPSVVGQSVSFTATVSPVAPGAGTPTGMVTFNFGDGSPVVVVPLVGGVATTSHAYATTTGSPFPISASYGGSANFTASATGPGLTHTVNQAATTTVLTDVPDPSVVGQSVSFTATVSASAPGAGTPTGTVVFDFGDGSPTVPVPLVGGVATTSHAYTTTTGSPFALTATYGGDSNFTGSAGLGTHAVNQAATTTALTDLPDPSVVGEPVTFTATVSPLAPGAGSPTGTVTFDFGDGNTSAPVPLVGGVATTSHAYATTVGSPFALTASYSGDSNFTGSVGLGSHAVNQAATTTALTDLPDPSVVGEPVTFTATVSPVAPGAGTPTGSVTFNFGDGSPAVVVPLVAGVATTSHAYATTTGSPFTISASYGGDANFTGSATGPGLTHTVNVAATTTVLTDVPDPSVVGEPVTFTATVAPVVPGAGTPTGTVVFDFGDGSPTVPVPLVGGVATTSHAYTTTTGSPFALTATYGGDSNFTGSAGLGSHAVNQAATTTVLTDVPDPSVVGEPVTFTATVSASAPGAGTPTGTVVFDFGDGNMSAPVALVAGVATTSHAYATTTGSPFALTATYSGDSNFTGSVGLGSHAVNQAATTTVLTDVPDPSVVGELVTFTATVSASAPGAGTPTGSVTFNFGDGSPAVVVPLVAGVATTSHAYATTAGSPFALTATYGGDSNFTGSVGLGSHAVNQAATTTALADVPDPSVVGEPVTFTATVSASAPGAGTPTGTVVFDFGDGNMSAPVALVAGVATTSHAYATTTGSPFALSATYSGDASFTGSVGTGSHTVDPAETTTALADTPDPSVVGQSVSFTATVSASAPGAGTPTGTVIFDFGDGNMSAPVPLVSGVATTSHIYTATAGSPLALTASYSGDSNFNASVGLGSHAVDPAETTTALTDLPDPSLVGEPVTFTATVSPVAPGAGTPTGTVIFDFGDGNTSAPVPLVSGVATTSYPYPTTVGSPFTISAIYSGDANFTTSTTSPGLTHTVNVAATTTSVFDDLPDPSVVGEPVTFTAHVTPVAPGAGTPTGTVTFDFGDGSPTVPVALVGGVATTTHTYTTATGSPFTVTVTYGGDSNFTGSSGAGGHTVNAANTATVLTDLPDPSVVGVPVAFTATVSAVPPGVGIPTGTVTFDFGDGSPTVAVPLVLGVAATTHTYTTTVGSPFSLTATYGGSGSFTTSVGTGSHTVLL, via the coding sequence ATGCATCATCTGCCAGATTTCACTCCTTTCGGGGTATGTATCCGGTTCGCTTTCATTGCTGGCAAGAGGCAATGGGCTTCACTCCGTCAACTGTCCGGTCGGCCCTCCCCTGCCGTGCTCCCAAGCGCGGGCGGGGAGTTGACGATGCCGCGTCCCGTGCGAGTGAGGCCTCCGCCCTGGAATCATCTGCGGAGGAGCTGCGTCATGCCCGCACCAACGATCAGTGTCGTTCAACCAACAAGGGCTTCTGCCGGCCAGACCGTCCAACTCACGGGCTCCAACTTCACAGGTGCCACTGCCGTGAAGTTCGGCAACACCAATGCCACCTTCACGGTGGTCAACGATGTAAGGATCAACGCCACCGTTCCCGCGGGAAGCGGCACGCTCCTGATCACCGTGGTCAACCCCAGCGGCACCAGCAACGGCGAGGCGTTCACCTACACCGGGACGCCCGGCGCGAGAATCACGGCCATCAGCCCGGCGGCCACCGGACCTACTGCCGGCGGCAACGTGGTCACGCTCGTCGGCTCCGGTTTCACCGGTGTGACTGCCGTGAAGTTCGGAAACATCAACGCCACCAGCTACAACGTGGTCGCCTCCACGGTGATCAACAACGTCGTCGTGCCTCCCGGAAACCCCGGTACGGTGCTGGTCACGGTCGTGACCGCCGCCGGGCCGGGCGGCGGCTTCGCCTACGACTACGTCGGCGTGCCGTCGTCGACGACGACGCTGATCGACGCGCCGGATCCGTCGGTGGTGGGTGAGCCGGTGACGTTCACGGCGACGGTCGCGCCCGTCCCTCCCAACATGGGCACTCCCACCGGGACGGTCACGTTCAACTTCGGTGACGGCAGTCCGGCGGTTGTCGCGCCGTTGGTCGGTGGTGTGGCGACGACCTCGCATGCCTACACCACGACCGCAGGCTCTCCCTTCAGTGCCAGCGCCACCTACAGCGGTGACGTCAACTTCACCGGCTCATCCGGTGCCGCCAGCCACACCGTCAATGCGGCGGCGACGACGACGGCGCTGACTGATGTGCCGGATCCGTCGGTGGTGGGGCAGTCGGTGTCGTTCACGGCGACGGTCTCGCCTGTCGCTCCTGGTGCGGGCACTCCCACCGGGACGGTCACGTTCAACTTCGGTGACGGCAGTCCGGCGGTTGTCGCGCCGTTGGTCGCTGGTGTGGCGACGACCTCGCATGCGTATGCGACCACGACGGGTTCGCCGTTCACGATCAGCGCCTCCTACGGGGGTAGCGCCAGCTTCTCTGGCTCTGCGGGGTTGGGCAGCCATGCGGTGAATGCGGCTGCGACGACAACGGCGTTGACCGATGTGCCCGACCCGTCGGCGGTGGGGCAGTCGGTGAACTTCACGGCGACCGTCTCGCCTGTCGCTCCGGGCGCGGGGACTCCTACCGGAACCGTCACGTTCAACTTCGGTGACGGCAGTCCCGCGGTTGCGGTGCCGTTGTCCGGTGGTGTGGCGACGACCTCGCATGCGTATGCGACGACGACGGGTTCGCCGTTCCCGATCAGTGCGAGCTATGGCGGTAGTGCCAACTTCACGGCCTCGGCGACGGCTCCGGGTCTGACGCACACGGTCAACCAGGCGGCGACCACAACGGCGTTGACCGATGTGCCCGACCCGTCGGTGGTGGGGCAGTCGGTGAACTTCACGGCGACCGTCTCGCCGGCTGCTCCGGGTGCGGGGACTCCTACCGGAAGTGTCATTTTCGATTTCGGTGACGGCAACACGTCGGCTCCGGTGCCGTTGGTCGGTGGCGTTGCCACCACCAGCCACACCTACACCACCACTGCCGGCTCCCCGTTCACGCTCACTGCCACGTACGGCGGCGACTCCAACTTCACCGGGTCGGTGGGGCTGGGCACCCATGCGGTCAACCAGGCGGCGACGACGACGGCGTTGACGGATGTGCCGGATCCGTCGCTGGTGGGTGAGCCGGTGACGTTCACGGCGACGGTCTCGCCCGTTGCTCCTGGTGCGGGTACGCCGACGGGGACGGTGGTCTTCGACTTCGGTGACGGCAGTCCAACTGTCCCTGTGCCGCTGGTCGGTGGCGTTGCCACCACCAGCCATGCGTACGCCACCACAGTCGGCTCACCGTTCACCGCCTCCGCTGCCTATGGCGGTAGTGCCAACTTCACTGGCTCTGTGGGGTTGGGCAGTCACTCGGTGAATGCAGCGGCGACGACGACGGCGCTGACTGATGTGCCGGATCCGTCGGTGGTGGGGCAGTCGGTGTCGTTCACGGCGACGGTTTCGCCTGTCGCTCCGGGTGCGGGTACGCCGACGGGGATGGTCACGTTCAACTTCGGTGACGGCAGTCCGGCGGTTGTGGTGCCGTTGGTCGGTGGTGTGGCGACGACTTCGCATGCGTATGCGACGACGACGGGTTCGCCGTTCCCGATCAGTGCGAGCTATGGCGGTAGTGCCAACTTCACGGCCTCGGCGACGGGTCCGGGTCTGACGCACACGGTCAACCAGGCGGCGACGACAACGGTGTTGACTGATGTGCCGGATCCGTCGGTGGTGGGGCAGTCGGTGTCGTTCACGGCGACGGTTTCGCCTGTCGCTCCGGGTGCGGGTACGCCGACGGGGATGGTCACGTTCAACTTCGGTGATGGCAGTCCGGTGGTTGTGGTGCCGTTGGTCGGTGGTGTGGCGACGACTTCGCATGCGTATGCGACGACGACGGGTTCGCCGTTCCCGATCAGTGCGAGCTATGGCGGTAGTGCCAACTTCACGGCCTCGGCGACGGGTCCGGGTCTGACGCACACGGTCAACCAGGCGGCGACGACAACGGTGTTGACTGATGTGCCGGATCCGTCGGTGGTGGGGCAGTCGGTGTCGTTCACGGCGACGGTCTCGGCCTCTGCTCCTGGTGCGGGTACGCCGACGGGGACGGTGGTCTTCGACTTCGGTGACGGCAGTCCAACTGTCCCTGTGCCGCTGGTCGGTGGCGTGGCGACGACCAGCCACGCGTACACCACGACGACGGGTTCGCCGTTCGCCCTCACTGCTACCTACGGCGGTGACTCCAACTTCACCGGGTCGGCCGGGTTGGGCACCCATGCGGTCAACCAGGCGGCGACAACGACGGCGTTGACCGATCTGCCGGACCCGTCGGTGGTGGGTGAGCCGGTGACGTTCACCGCCACCGTCTCGCCCCTCGCTCCGGGCGCAGGCAGTCCTACCGGAACCGTCACGTTCGACTTCGGTGACGGCAACACCTCCGCCCCGGTGCCGTTGGTCGGTGGTGTGGCCACCACCAGCCACGCGTACGCCACCACAGTCGGCTCCCCCTTCGCCCTCACGGCCTCATACAGCGGTGACAGCAACTTCACCGGGTCGGTCGGGCTGGGCAGCCATGCGGTGAACCAGGCGGCGACGACGACAGCGTTGACCGATCTGCCGGACCCGTCCGTGGTGGGTGAGCCGGTGACGTTCACCGCCACCGTCTCGCCTGTCGCTCCGGGTGCCGGGACTCCCACCGGAAGCGTCACGTTCAACTTCGGTGACGGCAGTCCCGCGGTTGTGGTGCCGTTGGTTGCCGGTGTGGCGACGACCTCGCATGCGTATGCCACGACGACGGGTTCGCCGTTCACGATCAGTGCGAGCTATGGCGGTGACGCCAACTTCACGGGCTCGGCGACGGGTCCGGGTCTGACGCACACGGTCAATGTGGCGGCGACGACAACGGTGTTGACGGACGTGCCGGACCCATCCGTGGTGGGTGAGCCGGTGACGTTCACCGCCACCGTTGCACCGGTCGTTCCGGGTGCGGGTACGCCGACGGGGACGGTGGTCTTCGACTTCGGTGACGGCAGTCCAACTGTCCCTGTGCCGCTGGTCGGTGGCGTGGCGACGACCAGCCACGCGTACACGACGACCACGGGTTCGCCGTTCGCTCTGACCGCTACCTACGGCGGTGACTCCAACTTCACGGGTTCCGCGGGGTTGGGCAGCCATGCGGTGAACCAGGCGGCGACGACGACGGTGTTGACTGATGTGCCGGATCCTTCGGTGGTGGGTGAGCCGGTGACGTTCACCGCGACTGTCTCGGCCTCTGCTCCGGGTGCGGGTACGCCGACGGGGACGGTGGTGTTCGACTTCGGTGACGGCAACATGTCTGCTCCGGTGGCACTGGTTGCCGGCGTGGCGACGACCTCGCATGCGTATGCCACGACGACGGGTTCGCCGTTCGCGCTCACTGCCACGTACAGCGGTGACTCCAACTTCACCGGTTCGGTCGGGTTGGGCAGCCATGCGGTGAATCAGGCGGCGACGACGACGGTGTTGACGGATGTGCCGGATCCGTCGGTGGTGGGTGAGCTGGTGACGTTCACCGCGACTGTCTCGGCCTCTGCTCCGGGTGCCGGGACTCCTACCGGAAGCGTCACGTTCAACTTCGGTGACGGCAGTCCCGCGGTTGTGGTGCCGTTGGTTGCCGGTGTGGCCACCACGAGTCACGCGTATGCGACCACTGCCGGCTCGCCGTTCGCCCTCACTGCTACCTACGGCGGTGACTCCAACTTCACCGGGTCGGTCGGGTTGGGCAGCCATGCGGTGAACCAGGCGGCGACGACGACGGCGTTGGCGGATGTTCCGGATCCGTCGGTGGTGGGTGAGCCGGTGACGTTCACGGCGACGGTCTCGGCCTCTGCTCCGGGTGCGGGTACGCCGACGGGTACGGTGGTGTTCGACTTCGGTGACGGCAACATGTCTGCTCCGGTGGCACTGGTTGCCGGTGTGGCCACCACGAGTCACGCGTACGCGACCACGACGGGTTCGCCGTTCGCCCTCAGTGCCACGTACAGCGGCGACGCCAGCTTCACGGGCTCCGTGGGGACGGGCAGTCACACGGTCGATCCGGCGGAGACGACGACGGCTTTGGCCGACACGCCGGATCCGTCGGTGGTGGGGCAGTCGGTGAGCTTCACGGCGACGGTCTCGGCCTCTGCTCCTGGTGCGGGTACGCCGACGGGGACGGTGATCTTCGACTTCGGTGACGGCAACATGTCTGCTCCGGTGCCGTTGGTCAGCGGCGTGGCGACCACGAGTCACATCTACACCGCCACGGCGGGCTCGCCGCTCGCCCTCACGGCCTCATACAGCGGTGACAGCAACTTCAACGCGTCTGTGGGGTTGGGCAGCCATGCGGTCGATCCGGCGGAGACGACGACGGCGTTGACCGATCTACCGGATCCGTCGCTGGTGGGTGAGCCGGTGACGTTCACGGCGACGGTCTCTCCGGTCGCTCCCGGTGCGGGTACGCCGACGGGCACGGTGATCTTCGACTTCGGTGACGGCAACACGTCGGCTCCGGTGCCGTTGGTCAGTGGTGTCGCTACGACCAGCTACCCGTATCCGACAACGGTCGGCTCCCCGTTCACGATCAGCGCCATCTACAGCGGTGACGCCAACTTCACGACCTCGACCACGTCTCCGGGCCTGACCCACACGGTCAATGTGGCGGCGACGACGACCAGCGTCTTCGACGATCTGCCGGATCCGTCGGTGGTGGGTGAGCCGGTGACCTTCACCGCCCACGTCACGCCGGTCGCTCCGGGTGCGGGTACGCCGACGGGGACGGTCACCTTCGACTTCGGTGACGGTTCTCCGACGGTGCCGGTGGCGCTGGTCGGTGGTGTCGCCACCACCACGCACACGTACACCACGGCGACCGGATCCCCCTTCACGGTCACCGTCACGTATGGAGGTGACAGCAACTTCACCGGGTCCTCCGGTGCGGGCGGCCACACGGTCAACGCGGCGAATACGGCCACGGTGCTGACGGATCTGCCGGACCCGTCGGTGGTGGGTGTGCCCGTGGCGTTCACTGCGACGGTGTCGGCGGTGCCTCCCGGCGTGGGCATCCCCACGGGGACGGTCACGTTCGACTTCGGTGACGGCAGTCCGACGGTTGCGGTGCCGCTGGTCCTCGGTGTCGCGGCCACCACGCACACCTACACCACAACGGTGGGTTCGCCGTTCTCGCTGACGGCCACGTACGGCGGCAGCGGCAGTTTCACCACCTCCGTGGGGACGGGCAGTCACACCGTGCTGCTGTGA
- a CDS encoding HalD/BesD family halogenase, with the protein MSTSEATTLEELVDTDRYPLTDLDSAGARAVLSRAREDLLADGCTVLPDFIRPSLQETLQQECADMAPRAHFDVATVNVYNMAVGPDLPEDHPGRMAFERGNAFVPRDRIPAGSLISRLYSDETFKRFIAGCFELGELHELADPLSGLVLNVVEPGMEHPWHFDTNEFTVSMLTQEAQVGGVFEYCPNIRTAQEENFDGVRDVLQGRGEELTRRLLLRPGDLQLFKGRFSLHRVSPVRGGFARHSAIFAYSERPGVVGSVSRTRQLFGRVLPEHLEAEGRAVRGDRLLD; encoded by the coding sequence ATGAGCACTTCGGAAGCCACCACACTGGAGGAACTGGTCGACACGGACCGGTATCCCCTCACGGACCTCGACAGCGCCGGGGCGCGCGCCGTCCTCTCCCGGGCCAGGGAGGATCTGCTGGCCGACGGCTGCACCGTACTGCCGGACTTCATCCGCCCCTCCCTGCAGGAGACGCTGCAGCAGGAGTGCGCGGACATGGCGCCCCGGGCGCACTTCGACGTCGCCACGGTCAACGTCTACAACATGGCCGTCGGCCCGGACCTGCCCGAGGACCATCCGGGACGCATGGCCTTCGAGCGCGGCAACGCCTTCGTCCCCCGCGACAGGATTCCCGCCGGGTCCCTCATCAGCCGTCTCTACTCCGACGAGACGTTCAAGCGCTTCATCGCGGGCTGCTTCGAACTCGGCGAGCTGCACGAGCTGGCCGACCCGCTGTCCGGACTGGTGCTCAACGTCGTCGAGCCCGGGATGGAACACCCCTGGCACTTCGACACCAACGAGTTCACCGTCAGCATGCTCACCCAAGAGGCCCAGGTGGGCGGGGTGTTCGAGTACTGCCCCAACATCCGGACCGCTCAGGAGGAGAACTTCGACGGAGTGCGTGACGTACTCCAGGGCAGGGGCGAGGAGTTGACGCGCCGCCTGCTTCTGCGTCCCGGGGATCTGCAGCTGTTCAAGGGCCGCTTCTCCCTGCACCGCGTCAGCCCCGTGCGGGGCGGCTTCGCCCGACACTCGGCGATCTTCGCCTACAGCGAGCGCCCGGGCGTCGTCGGAAGCGTCTCCCGCACCCGGCAGCTCTTCGGGCGTGTGCTGCCGGAGCATCTGGAGGCCGAGGGCCGCGCCGTGCGCGGCGACCGGCTGCTCGACTAG